A genome region from Panicum virgatum strain AP13 chromosome 4K, P.virgatum_v5, whole genome shotgun sequence includes the following:
- the LOC120702572 gene encoding palmitoyl-acyl carrier protein thioesterase, chloroplastic-like, which produces MAGSFAASAFFPGPGASPAASAKTSKNMAGELPDNLSVRGIVAKPGAPSGKMQVKAQAQALPKVNGTKLNHKNASADTEEAIPYSAPKTFYNQLPDWSMLLAAVTTIFLAAEKQWTLLDWKPKKPDMLVDTFGFGRIIQDGLVFRQNFLIRSYEIGADRTASIETLMNHLQETALNHVKTAGLLGDGFGATPEMSKRNLIWVVSKIQLLVEQYPSWGDMVQVDTWVAAAGKNGMRRDWHVRDYNSGRTILRATSVWVMMNKNTRRLSKMPDEVRAEIGPYFNGRSAITGEQSEKLAKPGSTVDGDAAKQFIRKGLTPRWGDLDVNQHVNNVKYIGWILESAPISILEKHELASMTLDYRKECGRDSVLQSLTTVAGECVDGHPDSTIQCDHLLQLESGADIVKAHTEWRPKRAHGGEGNMGFFPAESA; this is translated from the exons ATGGCTGGGTCCTTTGCTGCCTCAGCCTTCTTCCCTGGTCCAGGGGCTTCCCCGGCAGCGTCCGCCAAAACATCCAAGAACATGGCTGGCGAATTACCGGACAATTTGAGTGTCCGTGGTATTGTTGCAAAGCCTGGCGCCCCTTCTGGGAAGATGCAAGTGAAGGCTCAAGCGCAAGCCCTTCCCAAAGTTAATGGCACCAAGCTTAACCACAAGAATGCGAGTGCAGACACGGAGGAGGCGATACCTTACAGTGCTCCCAAGACATTCTACAACCAGCTGCCCGATTGGAGCATGCTTCTTGCGGCTGTCACCACCATCTTCCTGGCAGCAGAGAAGCAGTGGACACTGCTTGACTGGAAGCCAAAGAAACCTGACATGCTTGTTGATAcatttggctttggtaggatcATCCAGGATGGCCTGGTGTTTAGGCAGAACTTCTTGATTCGGTCCTACGAGATTGGTGCCGATCGTACAGCTTCTATAGAGACATTAATGAATCATTTACAG GAAACCGCTCTTAACCATGTGAAGACAGCTGGACTTCTTGGAGATGGTTTTGGCGCCACGCCAGAGATGAGCAAGCGGAACTTGATCTGGGTTGTCAGCAAAATTCAGCTTCTTGTTGAGCAATACCCCTCGTG GGGAGATATGGTTCAAGTGGACACATGGGTAGCTGCTGCTGGCAAAAATGGCATGCGTCGAGACTGGCATGTCCGTGACTACAATTCTGGCCGTACAATTTTGAGAGCTACAAG TGTTTGGGTGATGATGAATAAGAACACTAGGAGGCTTTCGAAAATGCCAGATGAAGTTAGGGCTGAGATAGGCCCATATTTTAATGGTCGCTCTGCCATAACAGGTGAGCAAAGTGAGAAGCTGGCTAAGCCGGGGAGCACTGTTGATGGTGATGCGGCGAAGCAGTTCATAAGGAAGGGGCTCACT CCTAGGTGGGGAGACCTTGATGTCAACCAGCATGTGAACAACGTCAAGTATATTGGGTGGATTCTTGAG AGTGCCCCAATTTCAATCCTGGAGAAGCATGAGCTTGCAAGCATGACACTGGATTACAGGAAGGAGTGTGGCCGCGACAGCGTGCTACAGTCACTCACCACTGTCGCAGGTGAATGTGTGGATGGCCACCCGGACTCCACCATCCAGTGCGACCACCTGCTCCAGCTGGAGTCGGGGGCTGATATTGTGAAGGCGCACACGGAGTGGCGGCCCAAGCGAGCACACGGCGGTGAGGGAAACATGGGTTTTTTCCCAGCCGAAAGCGCATGA